One Streptomyces sp. SAI-135 DNA segment encodes these proteins:
- a CDS encoding AraC family transcriptional regulator, whose product MYHTWMRFLSPSPVHHRLGLVCLGVGLQYGALPTVGPRTLDSHVAVVISTGTGWYESPDGRRTTVTAPALLWLTPGIPHHYAPDAGTGWDEGFVGFTGPATATYTELGYIEPDRPVVPLSDATGPRAVIARIARAARRDNPLLEAETGAAVHELLVALRRARADLAPDGDPVLKALARDACLPLSVADHAARHGMTLAELRTAVRRGAGCSPKDYLLGIRLGRAKELLAATELSVASIARRVGYDDPAYFSRLFTRRVGMAPIRFRAQESRTLPGGWSNQVPDPGDPPMV is encoded by the coding sequence ATGTACCACACCTGGATGCGATTCCTCAGCCCCAGCCCCGTCCACCACCGGCTGGGCCTGGTCTGCCTGGGAGTCGGACTCCAGTACGGCGCGCTGCCCACCGTCGGTCCCCGCACCCTCGACAGCCACGTCGCCGTCGTGATCAGCACCGGCACCGGCTGGTACGAGAGCCCCGACGGCCGCCGAACGACGGTCACCGCGCCCGCGCTGCTGTGGCTCACCCCCGGCATCCCCCACCACTACGCCCCCGACGCGGGAACCGGCTGGGACGAGGGGTTCGTCGGCTTCACCGGACCCGCGACCGCCACCTACACCGAACTCGGCTACATCGAACCCGACCGCCCCGTCGTCCCCCTGTCCGACGCGACCGGCCCGCGCGCCGTCATCGCCCGCATCGCCCGCGCCGCACGCCGCGACAACCCCCTCCTGGAGGCGGAGACCGGCGCCGCGGTCCACGAGCTGCTGGTCGCCCTGCGCCGCGCCCGCGCCGACCTCGCCCCCGACGGCGACCCCGTCCTCAAGGCGCTCGCCCGGGACGCCTGCCTTCCGCTGTCCGTCGCCGACCACGCGGCCCGGCACGGCATGACCCTCGCCGAACTGCGCACCGCCGTCCGCCGCGGCGCCGGCTGCAGCCCCAAGGACTACCTGCTCGGCATCCGCCTCGGCCGCGCCAAGGAACTCCTCGCCGCCACCGAACTCTCCGTCGCCTCCATCGCCCGCCGCGTCGGCTACGACGACCCCGCCTACTTCTCCCGCCTCTTCACCCGCCGCGTCGGCATGGCCCCCATCCGCTTCCGCGCCCAGGAAAGCCGGACCCTGCCGGGGGGCTGGAGCAACCAGGTCCCTGATCCGGGGGATCCGCCGATGGTGTGA
- a CDS encoding beta-galactosidase family protein translates to MSEFTVGETDFLLDGRPVRLLSGALHYFRVHEAAWGHRLAMLRAMGLNCVETYVPWNLHEPHPGDFRDVEALGRFLDAAREAGLWAIVRPGPYICAEWENGGLPHWLEGHARTGDERYLAQVERWFGRLLPQVVERQIDRGGPVVMVQAENEYGSYGSDAAYLLRLTKLLRAEGVTVPLFTSDGPEDHMLTGGSVPGVLATVNFGSDARTAFEALRRHRPQGPLMCMEFWCGWFEHWGGEPVVRDARDAAAALREILECGASVNLYMAHGGTNFAGWAGANRGGGALHDGPLEPDVTSYDYDAPIDEYGRPTEKFWRFREVLSAYGPVAELPPAPEVLGGVGDVDVTAWASLPAVLAERGGPPHEGPVPPTFEELDVDRGLVRYEVTVPGPRQPYPLIARGLRDLAVVYVDGVRVGVLTEEDVRLKEPVAGHARVELWVESLGRVNYGPRSGEAKGITGGLLHERQFLHGVRARGLRLDALDSVTGIGFGDLPGDGSPGLYRGGVDVRGAGDAVLELPGWTRGFVWVNGFNLGRYWSAGPQRTLYVPGPVLREGANEVWVLELEEAPAQSPALRLRAPDPTRENRPATS, encoded by the coding sequence ATGAGCGAGTTCACGGTGGGTGAAACCGATTTCCTGCTGGACGGCAGGCCGGTGCGGCTGCTGTCCGGCGCCCTGCACTACTTCCGGGTGCACGAGGCCGCCTGGGGGCACCGGCTGGCGATGCTGCGGGCGATGGGCCTCAACTGTGTGGAGACGTACGTGCCGTGGAACCTCCACGAGCCGCACCCGGGCGACTTCCGGGACGTGGAGGCGCTGGGCCGGTTCCTGGACGCGGCCCGGGAGGCGGGGCTGTGGGCGATCGTCCGGCCCGGCCCCTACATCTGCGCGGAGTGGGAGAACGGCGGTCTGCCGCACTGGCTGGAGGGGCACGCGCGCACGGGCGACGAGCGGTACCTCGCGCAGGTGGAGCGCTGGTTCGGGCGGCTGCTGCCGCAGGTCGTGGAGCGGCAGATCGACCGCGGCGGCCCGGTGGTCATGGTGCAGGCGGAGAACGAGTACGGCAGCTACGGTTCGGACGCCGCGTATCTGCTGCGGCTGACGAAGCTGCTGCGCGCCGAGGGCGTGACGGTCCCGCTGTTCACTTCGGACGGCCCCGAGGACCACATGCTCACCGGCGGCTCGGTCCCCGGTGTCCTCGCCACGGTGAACTTCGGTTCCGACGCCCGCACGGCCTTCGAGGCGCTGCGCCGCCACCGGCCGCAGGGCCCGCTGATGTGCATGGAGTTCTGGTGCGGCTGGTTCGAGCACTGGGGCGGCGAGCCCGTCGTACGGGATGCCCGGGACGCGGCCGCGGCGCTGCGGGAGATCCTGGAGTGCGGGGCCTCGGTGAACCTGTACATGGCGCACGGGGGCACGAACTTTGCGGGCTGGGCGGGCGCCAACCGGGGCGGGGGCGCGCTGCACGACGGTCCGCTGGAGCCGGACGTGACGTCGTACGACTACGACGCGCCGATCGACGAGTACGGCAGGCCCACGGAGAAGTTCTGGCGTTTTCGCGAGGTGCTGTCCGCGTACGGCCCGGTCGCGGAGCTGCCGCCCGCGCCGGAGGTGCTGGGTGGCGTCGGTGACGTGGACGTGACCGCGTGGGCCTCGCTGCCCGCCGTGCTGGCGGAGCGCGGCGGGCCGCCCCACGAGGGCCCCGTGCCGCCGACCTTCGAGGAGCTGGACGTCGACCGGGGGCTCGTGCGGTACGAGGTGACCGTGCCGGGGCCGCGGCAGCCGTACCCGCTCATCGCACGGGGGTTGCGGGATCTCGCGGTGGTGTACGTCGACGGTGTGCGGGTCGGGGTGCTCACCGAGGAGGACGTGCGGCTCAAGGAGCCGGTCGCGGGGCACGCGCGCGTGGAGCTGTGGGTGGAGTCGCTGGGGCGGGTCAACTACGGGCCCCGGAGCGGGGAGGCCAAGGGGATCACCGGCGGGCTGCTGCACGAGCGGCAGTTCCTGCACGGGGTGCGGGCGCGGGGGCTGCGGCTGGACGCGCTGGACTCGGTGACGGGCATCGGCTTCGGTGACCTGCCCGGGGACGGCTCGCCGGGCCTGTACCGGGGCGGGGTGGACGTGCGGGGCGCCGGGGACGCGGTCCTGGAGCTGCCGGGCTGGACGCGTGGGTTCGTGTGGGTCAACGGCTTCAACCTGGGCCGGTACTGGTCCGCGGGCCCGCAGCGGACGCTGTACGTGCCGGGGCCCGTGCTGCGGGAGGGCGCGAACGAGGTGTGGGTGCTGGAGCTGGAGGAGGCCCCGGCGCAGAGCCCCGCGCTCCGGCTCCGGGCCCCGGATCCGACCCGCGAGAATCGGCCCGCGACCTCGTAG